A region of Veillonellaceae bacterium DNA encodes the following proteins:
- the proC gene encoding pyrroline-5-carboxylate reductase produces the protein MKKVIIIGCGAMGGEILSGCLAHDIWKKEEVIVREHSEEASAAKAKQYGTGICHDLKEAETADLVLIAVKPNIVPSVLEELRPHHPKKVISIAAAVALETLEKGLPDAEIVRVMPNTPASVGEGMTAIAPGRKASDELVKTTEEIFTALGKAAVVTERQLDELGALSGAGPGYAFVIIDALADAGVLVGLPRKLAIEAAAQTLYGAAKMVLETGKHPAELRDQVTSPGGTTIAGIYAMEKRGIRAALIDGVKACLDRSDEMSGK, from the coding sequence ATGAAGAAAGTCATCATTATCGGGTGCGGCGCCATGGGAGGAGAGATCCTCTCCGGCTGCCTTGCCCATGACATATGGAAAAAAGAAGAAGTCATCGTGAGGGAACACAGCGAAGAAGCTTCCGCTGCAAAGGCAAAACAGTACGGGACAGGGATCTGCCATGACCTCAAAGAGGCTGAAACAGCCGATCTTGTCCTCATTGCTGTCAAGCCGAACATCGTTCCTTCCGTTCTGGAAGAACTCCGTCCGCATCATCCGAAGAAAGTCATTTCCATCGCAGCGGCCGTTGCTTTGGAAACCCTTGAAAAAGGACTTCCGGATGCGGAAATCGTCCGCGTCATGCCAAATACACCGGCTTCCGTCGGCGAAGGCATGACAGCCATAGCGCCCGGGAGAAAGGCATCGGATGAACTCGTAAAGACGACAGAAGAAATCTTCACCGCACTGGGGAAGGCTGCCGTCGTCACCGAAAGACAGCTCGACGAACTGGGTGCGCTCTCCGGAGCAGGCCCGGGATATGCATTCGTTATCATTGACGCTCTGGCGGATGCAGGCGTCCTCGTCGGACTTCCAAGAAAACTCGCCATCGAAGCTGCAGCACAGACACTCTACGGCGCAGCCAAGATGGTCCTTGAGACAGGAAAACATCCGGCCGAACTCCGCGACCAGGTCACAAGCCCGGGCGGAACGACGATTGCCGGCATCTATGCCATGGAAAAGAGAGGCATCAGAGCCGCTCTGATCGACGGTGTGAAAGCCTGCCTCGACCGCTCAGACGAAATGTCCGGGAAATAA
- a CDS encoding YlmH/Sll1252 family protein — MKDREKILRYFTATGEEAKDMAIRLLDLADAVDRGRPFAVGPFMSPFAAQVGQTIAAHAGTITAKSFGGYHEAERIKVAFVDGGYEGPVDFGIKLLSVKWDGRYRLIGHRDVLGSLMGLGIDRAVLGDILMQENGCQILCDADMAQWIIDNFHKVAMVTVTVEEVPMEELHPPEKTAKEVRATVASLRLDAVGAAGFGLSRTKMVQLVDDQRTEVNWQLAKSASQAVKPGDVISVRGRGRIEIKEITGKSRKGRIGVLIERYR; from the coding sequence ATGAAAGATAGAGAAAAAATTCTTCGCTACTTTACGGCAACAGGCGAAGAAGCAAAGGACATGGCCATTCGCCTGCTGGATCTCGCCGATGCGGTAGACCGCGGCCGTCCTTTTGCTGTAGGGCCTTTTATGAGTCCCTTTGCCGCACAGGTCGGACAGACGATTGCCGCACATGCGGGAACCATCACGGCCAAAAGCTTCGGCGGTTACCACGAAGCTGAAAGAATAAAAGTAGCTTTTGTCGATGGCGGCTATGAAGGCCCCGTAGACTTCGGCATCAAACTCCTCTCCGTCAAATGGGACGGCAGGTACCGCCTCATCGGACACAGGGATGTCCTGGGCTCCCTCATGGGCCTTGGCATCGACCGCGCTGTCCTGGGTGATATCCTCATGCAGGAAAACGGATGCCAGATCCTCTGCGATGCAGATATGGCACAGTGGATCATCGACAACTTCCATAAAGTCGCCATGGTCACCGTTACCGTCGAAGAAGTCCCGATGGAAGAACTCCATCCGCCGGAAAAGACAGCCAAGGAAGTACGCGCCACCGTCGCCTCCCTTCGCCTCGATGCCGTCGGAGCTGCGGGTTTCGGCCTTTCCAGGACGAAGATGGTCCAGCTCGTAGACGACCAGAGGACAGAAGTCAACTGGCAGCTCGCAAAAAGCGCCTCCCAGGCAGTCAAGCCGGGCGACGTCATCAGCGTCAGAGGGCGCGGAAGAATCGAAATCAAGGAAATCACCGGTAAAAGCCGCAAAGGCCGCATCGGGGTTTTGATAGAAAGATACCGCTAA
- a CDS encoding YggS family pyridoxal phosphate-dependent enzyme, producing the protein MSEIEERLAQVRARIAEAERRSPYGQEVTLVAVTKFHPLEDMEEAIRLGVTQVGENRVQEMEEKRRSLSAPVVWNLQGHLQKNKVKKAVACADLIQSCDSEEILKEIDKKAESAGKVQDVLLEFNISGEESKYGFSPEEFKNAVEAAKACTHVRVKGLMCMAPNEEPEKTRPVFREGRRLWTEMKKEFPEGQITILSMGMTNDFEIAIEEGATMVRIGTAIFGARQYH; encoded by the coding sequence ATGTCAGAAATAGAAGAAAGATTAGCCCAGGTAAGAGCCCGCATCGCGGAGGCTGAAAGGAGATCTCCCTACGGACAGGAAGTCACGCTTGTCGCTGTGACGAAGTTCCATCCGCTGGAGGATATGGAAGAAGCCATCCGGCTGGGCGTTACCCAGGTGGGCGAGAACCGAGTGCAGGAAATGGAAGAGAAGAGAAGGTCTCTCTCGGCTCCTGTCGTCTGGAATTTACAGGGACATTTGCAAAAGAACAAAGTAAAAAAAGCCGTAGCCTGTGCGGATCTCATCCAGTCCTGTGATTCGGAAGAGATCTTGAAGGAAATCGACAAGAAAGCGGAAAGCGCGGGAAAGGTGCAGGACGTTCTTCTGGAATTCAATATTTCCGGAGAGGAGAGCAAGTATGGGTTCTCCCCGGAAGAATTCAAAAACGCCGTGGAGGCGGCCAAAGCGTGCACGCATGTGCGCGTGAAAGGCCTGATGTGTATGGCGCCGAATGAAGAACCTGAAAAGACGCGCCCCGTATTCCGGGAAGGCCGCAGACTATGGACTGAAATGAAAAAGGAATTTCCTGAAGGACAGATCACAATACTGTCCATGGGCATGACGAACGATTTTGAAATAGCCATTGAAGAAGGGGCAACAATGGTGCGCATAGGCACCGCGATATTCGGAGCCCGGCAATACCACTGA
- a CDS encoding diguanylate cyclase: protein MKQLQKHLIIILVMGIMLAAALIGGISTFTFREISSNDNRAIMKSIQQTDMEELNDTLRVTAQTVNALTASYADIVPDDLSLLKDPAFLSAYEDKTENLGYHLLSENFKIASLYYRLSPELTDNPQAGYNVARSADGISVLKLTPVNLHKFEEDDMNHVGWYYVPVSRKEPTWLPPYYNTMMGGQCISYVRPIYKGDTLIGIVGADIDFDEFCKRINNMTAYESGFAVLFGPRGDLLFDGNRSVHIPQETIEKIMDPTRDSLSTSYMDHQNRVFVESSQIKNGMRLAILVPEAELNYKQDVMTYTIFLLTAAISAILILTMTSILRRIFKMSHTDTLTGAGNSSSYIERITEIGDKINEGTAIFSVMVFDVNNLKHVNDTQGHAAGDYLIRNGYQLLTEEFPRSEIYRIGGDEFVIIMENKLSDLCGEMIRGFRQRMRDHSESYRELPGQVVLAAGMASYVPGTDNSYMDVFQRADEEMYKNKSEFYDHHPEMERRGISPEETRWH, encoded by the coding sequence ATGAAACAGCTGCAAAAGCACTTGATCATCATACTGGTCATGGGCATCATGCTCGCAGCGGCTCTGATTGGCGGCATCTCCACTTTCACATTCCGCGAAATCAGCAGCAATGATAACCGCGCGATTATGAAGTCCATCCAGCAGACGGATATGGAAGAGCTGAATGATACGCTGCGTGTAACGGCGCAGACGGTCAATGCACTGACCGCCAGCTATGCGGACATCGTCCCTGACGACCTTTCCCTCCTGAAGGATCCTGCATTCCTCTCCGCTTACGAAGACAAGACGGAAAATCTTGGCTACCATCTTCTCTCTGAGAATTTCAAGATTGCTTCCCTCTACTACCGCTTAAGCCCGGAACTCACGGACAACCCGCAGGCAGGCTACAATGTAGCGCGCTCGGCAGACGGGATCAGCGTCCTCAAACTGACGCCGGTCAATCTGCATAAATTTGAAGAAGACGACATGAACCATGTAGGCTGGTACTATGTGCCGGTTTCCCGCAAGGAACCGACCTGGCTTCCTCCTTACTACAATACGATGATGGGCGGCCAGTGTATTTCCTATGTCCGTCCGATTTACAAGGGCGATACCCTGATCGGCATCGTCGGCGCAGATATCGACTTCGATGAATTCTGCAAACGCATCAATAACATGACGGCGTATGAATCAGGCTTTGCCGTTCTCTTCGGCCCCAGAGGGGATCTCCTCTTTGACGGCAACCGTTCTGTCCATATCCCGCAGGAAACGATTGAAAAGATCATGGATCCTACCCGTGACAGCCTGTCGACAAGCTACATGGATCACCAGAACCGCGTCTTCGTGGAAAGCAGCCAGATCAAAAACGGCATGCGTCTGGCCATTCTTGTCCCTGAAGCGGAACTGAACTACAAGCAGGATGTCATGACGTACACGATATTCCTTCTGACGGCAGCGATTTCCGCTATCCTGATTCTCACGATGACGAGTATTCTCCGCCGCATTTTCAAGATGTCCCATACCGATACGCTGACAGGCGCCGGCAATAGTTCTTCCTATATCGAACGCATCACGGAAATCGGGGACAAGATCAACGAAGGCACCGCTATCTTCTCTGTCATGGTCTTCGACGTCAACAACCTTAAGCATGTCAATGACACGCAGGGCCATGCAGCAGGCGACTACCTCATCCGCAACGGTTACCAGCTCCTGACGGAGGAATTCCCGCGCTCGGAAATCTACCGTATCGGCGGCGATGAATTTGTCATCATCATGGAAAACAAGCTCTCCGATCTCTGCGGCGAAATGATCCGCGGATTCCGTCAGAGGATGAGGGACCACTCCGAATCTTACCGCGAGCTTCCGGGCCAGGTCGTCCTCGCAGCCGGCATGGCAAGCTATGTGCCCGGCACGGACAACAGCTACATGGATGTCTTCCAGAGAGCGGATGAGGAAATGTACAAGAACAAATCCGAATTCTATGACCATCATCCTGAAATGGAAAGGCGAGGCATATCTCCGGAAGAAACGAGATGGCATTAA
- a CDS encoding cell division protein SepF has product MAGLFSSLKNLADGFFMEEEDTDDLPELERDKPVPAGALPVRSIRPLEIVTMVPGEYRDAGRAADALAKGLVVVVLLGDNVDSDTAKRFVDFLAGAVYLTHGDIELLNDNVLIITPDTVRVERDTFIPVSDIPMWKGPQG; this is encoded by the coding sequence ATGGCAGGATTATTCTCAAGCCTGAAGAATCTGGCAGACGGGTTCTTCATGGAGGAAGAGGATACAGACGATTTACCGGAACTGGAAAGGGATAAGCCTGTACCGGCAGGCGCGCTGCCAGTCAGGAGTATCCGCCCTCTGGAAATCGTCACCATGGTCCCGGGTGAGTACCGGGACGCCGGACGCGCCGCTGATGCCCTTGCAAAGGGGCTCGTCGTCGTCGTGCTCCTGGGAGACAACGTGGACAGCGACACAGCCAAACGGTTCGTCGACTTCCTGGCCGGCGCCGTCTACCTGACGCACGGTGATATCGAACTCCTGAACGACAACGTTTTGATTATCACGCCCGATACCGTGCGCGTCGAAAGAGACACGTTCATCCCCGTATCGGACATTCCGATGTGGAAAGGACCGCAGGGATGA
- a CDS encoding DivIVA domain-containing protein, whose protein sequence is MITPMDIHNKTFSKQIRGYSSEEVNSFLEELAGDYERIYREHREMEEEMDAIKTKLRNYEKMEETMSSTLVMAQQTAENVKRNANKEAELSIREAQNEARKIVSDAEAARRKMNADLLKTEGDMNLYIEKLLSNFKSALSLIESAKAAQAPQPIQTAPKTQEAPAAPAAPEEAPAEDIPVQTEETAEAPAEEAPAAEAASESEEAPSEDTAEAALADEVKADVETDEAAEETEETAETAEAEPFAEAEEEAAADTEEEKEEEKGANVFDVAAETVKKEEKKD, encoded by the coding sequence ATGATCACACCGATGGACATTCACAACAAGACATTCTCCAAACAGATCAGGGGATACTCTTCCGAAGAAGTCAACAGCTTCCTCGAAGAACTCGCAGGCGATTACGAAAGAATCTACCGCGAACACCGTGAAATGGAAGAAGAGATGGACGCCATCAAGACAAAGCTCCGCAACTATGAAAAGATGGAAGAAACCATGTCCAGCACCCTCGTCATGGCTCAGCAGACCGCTGAAAACGTGAAGAGAAATGCGAACAAGGAAGCAGAACTCTCCATCCGCGAGGCACAGAATGAAGCCAGAAAGATCGTTTCCGACGCTGAAGCAGCACGCCGTAAAATGAATGCAGACCTTCTGAAAACAGAAGGAGACATGAACCTTTATATCGAAAAGCTCCTGTCCAACTTCAAATCCGCGCTTTCCCTGATTGAATCTGCCAAAGCCGCACAGGCTCCGCAGCCGATCCAGACTGCTCCGAAGACGCAGGAAGCTCCGGCTGCTCCAGCCGCTCCTGAAGAAGCACCGGCTGAAGACATTCCGGTCCAGACAGAAGAAACTGCCGAGGCACCGGCAGAAGAAGCGCCAGCTGCAGAAGCAGCCTCCGAAAGCGAAGAAGCTCCATCTGAAGATACTGCAGAAGCTGCTCTTGCTGACGAAGTCAAAGCTGACGTAGAAACAGATGAAGCCGCTGAAGAAACGGAAGAAACCGCTGAAACAGCAGAAGCTGAACCTTTCGCAGAAGCGGAAGAAGAAGCGGCTGCTGATACAGAAGAAGAAAAAGAAGAAGAAAAAGGCGCCAACGTATTCGACGTGGCTGCTGAAACCGTAAAGAAGGAGGAAAAGAAGGACTAA
- the speE gene encoding polyamine aminopropyltransferase: protein MEEKQYVTEWANENLGLTLKITKMLHEEQTPYQKIQIADTLEYGRLLILDGVFQTSVKDEWTYHEMISHVPLMLHPNPERVLIIGGGDGGVAREVCRHDCVKQVDLCDIDGRVIELSKEYFPTIASALLDPPEKLHVHVGDGIAFAKSVKDFYDVIIIDCSDPIGPGEGLFTREFYKSAHEALREDGLIVQQTESPIVQQKTVHDVYKAMGDVFPIVRMYYSHVPIYPACMHSFMLASKVHDPLRTGVRRPVPQPMKYYNRTIQKSCFVLPNFIKELLYKGNLSF, encoded by the coding sequence ATGGAAGAGAAACAATACGTCACCGAATGGGCCAATGAAAACCTTGGTCTCACACTGAAAATCACAAAAATGCTCCATGAAGAACAGACACCGTACCAGAAGATTCAGATTGCTGATACCCTCGAATACGGCCGCCTGCTCATTCTTGACGGCGTTTTCCAGACGTCCGTCAAAGATGAATGGACATACCACGAGATGATCTCCCACGTGCCGCTCATGCTGCACCCGAATCCGGAAAGAGTACTCATCATCGGCGGCGGTGACGGCGGCGTAGCCAGAGAAGTCTGCCGTCACGACTGCGTCAAGCAGGTCGACCTCTGCGACATCGACGGCCGCGTCATTGAACTCTCCAAGGAATACTTCCCGACCATCGCATCCGCACTTCTTGATCCGCCGGAAAAGCTTCATGTCCATGTAGGAGACGGCATCGCCTTTGCGAAATCTGTCAAGGACTTCTATGATGTCATCATCATCGACTGCTCCGATCCGATCGGACCCGGTGAAGGCCTTTTCACCCGCGAATTCTACAAGAGTGCCCATGAAGCCCTCCGCGAAGACGGACTCATCGTCCAGCAGACCGAGTCCCCGATCGTGCAGCAAAAGACCGTCCATGACGTCTACAAGGCCATGGGAGACGTATTCCCGATTGTCAGGATGTACTACTCCCACGTGCCGATCTATCCGGCCTGCATGCATTCCTTCATGCTTGCATCCAAGGTGCATGATCCGCTCCGCACCGGCGTAAGACGTCCGGTTCCGCAGCCGATGAAGTACTACAACAGAACGATCCAGAAGAGCTGCTTCGTCCTGCCAAACTTCATCAAGGAACTCCTCTACAAAGGAAACCTGAGCTTCTAA
- a CDS encoding class I SAM-dependent methyltransferase codes for MNLMTIPLSRWGLSHVEIHDDADILDIGCGGGRNIQRLLRAAPKGHVTGIDPSETAVSLSFALNREAIADGRCDVYEGTADILPFGDNRFDLVMASETMYFWKNPDECVREILRVLKPGGIFLAVNSKGGTCPLDDIYEKIIPGMKIFHQEELEELFLNAGFRDLDTDYKLGALALTAVKPMTKLDAVRKRLLLKEPASYGKIAIMAGILALIGVAIAAGSKKKE; via the coding sequence ATGAATTTGATGACAATTCCCTTGTCACGCTGGGGACTGTCCCATGTGGAAATCCATGACGATGCTGACATCCTGGATATCGGATGCGGCGGAGGCAGGAACATCCAGCGCCTTCTCCGCGCAGCACCGAAAGGCCATGTGACAGGCATCGACCCGTCCGAGACAGCGGTATCCCTGTCCTTTGCACTGAACCGCGAAGCCATTGCGGACGGACGCTGTGACGTCTATGAAGGAACGGCGGACATTCTCCCTTTCGGAGACAACCGCTTCGATCTTGTCATGGCATCAGAAACGATGTACTTCTGGAAGAATCCGGATGAATGCGTCAGGGAAATTCTCCGCGTACTGAAGCCGGGCGGCATTTTCCTTGCCGTCAATTCCAAAGGCGGCACCTGCCCCCTCGATGACATCTACGAGAAGATCATCCCGGGCATGAAGATTTTCCATCAGGAAGAACTCGAAGAACTTTTCCTGAATGCAGGTTTCCGCGACCTGGATACCGATTACAAACTGGGAGCCCTCGCTCTTACGGCTGTGAAGCCGATGACCAAGCTTGACGCCGTCAGGAAGAGACTCCTCCTCAAGGAACCGGCATCCTACGGAAAGATTGCCATCATGGCAGGCATCCTTGCGCTGATCGGTGTCGCTATCGCTGCGGGGTCCAAGAAGAAAGAATAA
- a CDS encoding argininosuccinate synthase — MTDINGVKKVVLAYSGGLDTSVIIPWLKENYGCEVIACTVNLGQPEDFDAIHEKALKSGASAAETLDVRKEFIEEYAYNVLKADGIYEGKYLLGTSFARPLIGKCLVDMAKKYGADAICHGATGKGNDQVRFELTIKALAPHMKIIAPWRIWDMKSREDEMKYAEEHGVPIDKYDEKQSDEEKAAQKYPYSMDWNMWHLSHEGDDLENPANAPHKDMYLVTCDPEDAPDKPEFVSIDFEAGVPVAVNGKKMDGVELVNTLNAIGAKNGVGINDLVENRLVGMKSRGVYENPCGSILFYAHTELERLCLDRATFHFKEVAAVKYSELVYDGMWFAPLREALQAFADKTSETVTGTVKLRLYKGNIMSAGATSPYSLYNEEFVTFGEDDVYNQADAEGFINLFGLPLTIRALMKEKNEK, encoded by the coding sequence ATGACAGATATCAATGGCGTTAAAAAAGTAGTTCTTGCTTATTCCGGTGGACTGGATACATCCGTTATCATTCCGTGGCTGAAAGAAAATTATGGCTGCGAAGTTATTGCCTGCACCGTAAACCTCGGGCAGCCGGAAGACTTCGATGCCATTCATGAAAAAGCACTGAAATCCGGTGCATCCGCTGCTGAAACCCTCGACGTAAGAAAAGAATTCATCGAAGAATACGCTTACAACGTACTGAAAGCTGACGGCATCTATGAAGGCAAGTACCTCCTGGGCACCTCCTTCGCTCGTCCGCTCATCGGCAAATGCCTCGTCGACATGGCCAAGAAGTACGGCGCTGACGCTATCTGCCACGGCGCTACCGGCAAGGGCAATGACCAGGTCCGTTTCGAACTGACCATCAAAGCACTCGCTCCGCATATGAAAATCATCGCTCCATGGAGAATCTGGGACATGAAATCCAGAGAAGATGAAATGAAGTACGCTGAAGAACATGGCGTGCCGATCGACAAGTACGATGAAAAGCAGTCCGACGAAGAAAAGGCTGCCCAGAAATATCCGTACTCCATGGACTGGAACATGTGGCACCTGTCCCATGAAGGCGACGACCTGGAAAATCCGGCAAACGCTCCTCACAAGGATATGTACCTCGTCACCTGCGATCCGGAAGACGCTCCTGACAAGCCGGAATTCGTTTCCATCGACTTCGAAGCAGGCGTACCGGTTGCTGTCAATGGCAAGAAGATGGACGGCGTTGAACTCGTCAACACACTGAATGCTATCGGTGCCAAGAACGGCGTAGGCATCAACGACCTCGTTGAAAACAGACTCGTAGGCATGAAATCCCGTGGCGTTTATGAAAACCCATGCGGCTCCATCCTCTTCTACGCACACACCGAACTCGAAAGACTCTGCCTTGACCGCGCTACCTTCCACTTCAAGGAAGTCGCAGCTGTCAAATACAGCGAACTCGTATACGACGGCATGTGGTTTGCACCGCTCCGTGAAGCACTGCAGGCATTTGCCGACAAGACCTCTGAAACTGTCACCGGTACTGTCAAACTCCGTCTCTACAAAGGCAACATCATGAGCGCAGGCGCAACAAGCCCGTACTCCCTCTACAACGAAGAATTCGTAACCTTTGGTGAAGACGACGTTTACAACCAGGCTGATGCAGAAGGCTTCATCAACCTCTTCGGACTTCCGCTCACCATCAGAGCCCTGATGAAGGAGAAGAATGAAAAATGA
- a CDS encoding cell division protein SepF has translation MSLLDKFKGNFVDNDDDEELDEEEGMEEEGMPASPVNPSAPVPPRSQAVRSSVGRAGVPVRQTSKPYTMVVVSPKEYADAEKIADHLKAMRPVVMNIEKTDDDEAERIVDFVQGVMYALDGRLDRISDKIYLCAPSNVSVSQDSLTPQPEPQAAPEAPQWNQGAQAPHI, from the coding sequence ATGAGTTTACTGGACAAGTTCAAAGGTAATTTTGTTGACAACGATGATGATGAAGAATTAGATGAAGAAGAGGGCATGGAAGAAGAAGGCATGCCTGCTTCTCCTGTCAATCCATCCGCTCCTGTACCGCCGAGATCTCAGGCTGTACGCAGCAGTGTAGGCCGCGCAGGAGTACCGGTCCGCCAGACATCCAAACCATATACCATGGTCGTCGTTTCCCCTAAGGAATACGCAGATGCTGAAAAAATCGCTGACCATCTGAAAGCCATGCGTCCTGTTGTCATGAACATCGAAAAGACAGATGACGACGAAGCAGAAAGAATCGTAGACTTCGTACAGGGCGTCATGTATGCGCTTGACGGCCGTCTGGACCGCATTTCCGACAAAATCTATCTCTGCGCGCCGAGCAATGTCAGTGTTTCCCAGGATTCCCTGACACCTCAGCCTGAACCACAGGCCGCTCCTGAAGCTCCGCAGTGGAACCAGGGCGCACAGGCTCCGCATATCTGA